A genome region from Chryseobacterium sp. G0186 includes the following:
- a CDS encoding ROK family protein encodes MQNIVGIDIGGSHITLAQVNPEKREIMASTYVREHVNSFDGKEVIFSAWVSAIEKASHDLAKEDLLIGIAMPGPFDYENGISLMQQGKFIDIYQINIKEELAKRLSISQEQIHFVNDAAAFMEGEVFGGCVQDFKRIFGVTLGTGLGTTFYNGKVATDEDLWDSPFKDSICEDYLATRWFVNYYAELTGEQISGSKDLLDKPEEIRSKIFNEYADSFFEFIIKYVNHYKPEVLVIGGNIAKAYPYFEERFLQNLKKNTINLQVRISAIFEDAAILGAASYALKKNI; translated from the coding sequence ATGCAGAATATAGTAGGAATAGATATTGGAGGGTCGCATATTACACTGGCTCAGGTAAACCCTGAAAAGCGTGAGATTATGGCTTCAACTTATGTAAGGGAACATGTAAATTCCTTTGATGGTAAAGAAGTTATTTTTTCTGCTTGGGTTTCAGCCATTGAAAAAGCTTCTCATGACTTGGCTAAAGAAGATCTTTTAATCGGTATTGCAATGCCAGGACCTTTTGATTATGAAAACGGAATATCCCTCATGCAGCAGGGTAAATTTATCGATATTTACCAGATTAATATTAAAGAAGAGCTGGCGAAAAGACTATCCATTTCTCAGGAGCAGATTCATTTTGTGAATGATGCAGCAGCATTTATGGAGGGTGAAGTATTCGGAGGTTGTGTGCAGGATTTTAAAAGGATTTTTGGAGTGACTCTCGGGACAGGATTGGGAACTACTTTTTACAATGGAAAAGTAGCAACTGATGAAGATCTGTGGGATTCACCATTCAAAGATTCTATCTGTGAAGACTATCTGGCAACACGGTGGTTTGTTAATTATTATGCAGAACTGACCGGTGAACAGATCTCAGGGTCCAAAGATCTATTGGATAAACCAGAAGAAATACGAAGTAAAATATTTAATGAATATGCAGATTCTTTCTTTGAATTTATCATAAAGTATGTAAATCATTACAAACCGGAAGTTTTAGTTATAGGTGGTAATATTGCAAAAGCCTATCCTTATTTTGAAGAAAGATTTCTTCAGAATTTAAAAAAGAATACGATTAATTTGCAGGTTAGAATTTCTGCTATTTTTGAAGATGCAGCTATTCTGGGAGCTGCCAGCTATGCATTAAAAAAGAATATATAA
- a CDS encoding sensor histidine kinase, whose amino-acid sequence MNNKFIPIISVFMTISLIVFVTLQFYWLKGYYGVLEQDFSNKVYAVLESTSKSIEEIEADKYLNQDYKNFRNNILANSKQPSLTTIQQVEDSGTQRQIIYSKNIIEKTQLPISKKGDSIKLTTLYTDEAAYKIKRDTTNRELLTTDINQDIETGDYSMKEFVKVYGNNLPITKRVDPTALDSVITKELRIRGITAKFGYGVLDKNNKLTSIANKAYKEKKDSNTYSFPLFTDKKNTLYSLALVFPKKEYSLAMNNWPMLLGTFLSLLTILGIYIISINYMMRQKKLAEVKTDFINNMSHEFKTPLATISVATDSLANDKIATNPDKVKYYSELIKQENLRMKKQVENVLNMSKLERNEVELFLKETNVRELIKRTTESFNLIVQQRNGSLTQKFNATHYNFKIDEFHISNMLVNLLDNANKYSPEAPEIHVETRNEGHWYIIEISDKGMGMDTQNKTKIFEKFFREETGNIHNVKGQGLGLSYVKKIVELHKGQIIVESNKGNGSTFTIKLPMS is encoded by the coding sequence ATGAATAATAAATTCATCCCAATAATTTCGGTGTTTATGACAATTTCACTGATTGTCTTCGTTACGCTCCAATTTTATTGGCTGAAAGGCTATTACGGTGTGCTGGAACAGGATTTTTCAAACAAAGTGTATGCTGTTTTGGAAAGTACTTCAAAAAGTATTGAGGAAATTGAAGCCGATAAATATTTAAATCAGGATTATAAAAATTTCAGAAATAATATTCTTGCCAACAGTAAACAGCCTTCTCTGACAACCATCCAGCAGGTTGAAGACTCAGGAACACAAAGACAGATTATTTACTCTAAGAACATTATTGAAAAAACACAGCTTCCAATCTCTAAGAAAGGGGACTCTATCAAGTTAACCACCTTATATACTGATGAAGCTGCCTATAAAATAAAAAGAGATACCACCAACCGTGAACTTCTTACCACGGATATCAATCAGGATATAGAAACGGGTGATTACTCCATGAAAGAATTTGTAAAAGTTTATGGAAACAACCTTCCTATCACCAAAAGAGTTGACCCTACAGCTCTTGATTCTGTTATTACCAAGGAGTTGAGAATAAGAGGCATTACTGCAAAATTCGGATATGGAGTCCTTGACAAGAATAACAAATTAACGAGTATTGCCAATAAAGCCTATAAGGAGAAGAAAGACAGTAATACCTACAGCTTTCCACTATTTACAGACAAAAAAAATACATTATACAGTCTTGCTTTGGTTTTTCCAAAGAAAGAATATTCACTAGCAATGAACAACTGGCCGATGTTATTGGGAACTTTCCTTTCCTTGCTAACCATTCTTGGAATTTATATCATTTCCATCAATTATATGATGAGACAGAAGAAGCTTGCTGAAGTGAAGACAGACTTTATCAATAATATGTCTCATGAATTCAAGACACCATTGGCAACCATTTCTGTAGCAACAGATTCCCTGGCTAATGATAAGATTGCAACTAATCCGGATAAGGTAAAGTATTATTCAGAGCTGATTAAGCAGGAAAATCTGAGGATGAAAAAACAGGTGGAGAATGTTCTGAACATGTCTAAGCTTGAAAGAAATGAGGTAGAACTATTCCTGAAAGAAACCAATGTAAGAGAGTTGATCAAAAGAACGACAGAATCCTTCAATCTGATTGTACAACAGAGAAATGGTTCCCTGACACAAAAGTTCAATGCCACTCATTATAATTTTAAAATCGATGAATTCCACATTTCAAATATGCTGGTTAACCTTTTGGATAATGCCAACAAGTATTCTCCTGAAGCCCCTGAAATTCATGTAGAAACAAGAAATGAAGGGCATTGGTATATTATTGAAATTTCGGATAAAGGAATGGGAATGGACACCCAGAATAAGACAAAGATCTTTGAAAAATTCTTCAGAGAAGAGACAGGAAATATTCATAATGTAAAAGGACAGGGATTAGGTCTTTCCTACGTTAAAAAAATTGTAGAGCTCCACAAAGGACAGATTATCGTAGAATCCAATAAAGGAAACGGAAGTACATTTACGATCAAACTTCCAATGAGCTAA
- a CDS encoding TonB-dependent receptor domain-containing protein, whose translation MKLYISRFILGALFLFTQLISAQNLSKNHFKVKGNCEMCKTRIEGAAKKAGAKTAVYSVDLQTLTLETDNVSTDEILKKVAEAGHDNEKFKASNETYESLPGCCLYERDLQPSATSTEAHAHHAKKENEFYVRGNCASCKARIEKAAKAAGADSADWNAEKQTVSLHFDASKTSSDKILKAIADAGHDNEKYKTSDAVYNGLPGCCLYDRDFSFGEANPKVHYEEEVKHEDHKESTVQSNNEAHSKHEKDIEGVVVTGSKAATSLSKKEAGLVFNIDKKELLKAACCNLSESFETNATVDVSFSNAVTGTKQLKMLGLDQKYTSLTKEQLPEIRGLASAYGLNFIPGRWIESIQLTKGGSTVTNGYESITGQINTELLKNAKTPETSLNLFSDFNGRAEANITSVSPINEKWSQTFLLHGNGTFGNTDMNDDGFLDRPKGTQINAAYLLNYNDLEKSGFGSHFGINFIRDERTAGQTDFDKKLAQDKQYAYGVGIDISRFQVWNKTGYVFKGKPYQSIGWMNQYVYHQQDSFFGLRNYAGKQHTYYSNLIFESILGNTNHKYKAGASFLYDGYEETYLTNDIKRNEIVPGIFAEYTLTGLKYTLVAGTRVDFHNLAGTQFTPRVNFKYDFTPQTILRLSAGRGFRTANIFAESQQYFASNRTINILPNGGNIYGLKPEIAWNYGASLQQEFKLFGRKSSIIADFFRTDFQDQVLVDLDRSPQQLTFYNLEGKSFANSFQTQWDFMPFKNFEVRMAYKYYDVQADYIDGRREIPFMAKHRGFVNLAYSTNKNDNGGFWSFDTTLNWVGKQRLPDMSGNPEEFQLPAYSNSYAVLNAQISKNFNKKLRAYVGGENLTSYYQKNAIIDFKNPFGNYFDGGMIYAPIMKANFYVGLDVTF comes from the coding sequence ATGAAATTATATATTTCCAGGTTTATACTTGGTGCATTATTCTTATTTACCCAATTGATATCGGCTCAAAATCTTTCAAAAAATCATTTCAAAGTAAAAGGGAACTGTGAAATGTGTAAAACCAGAATTGAAGGAGCTGCTAAAAAGGCAGGCGCAAAAACAGCCGTATACTCAGTAGATCTTCAAACGTTAACCTTAGAAACCGATAATGTTTCTACGGATGAAATTCTAAAAAAGGTTGCAGAAGCAGGTCACGACAATGAAAAATTTAAGGCCTCCAATGAGACTTATGAAAGTCTGCCGGGATGCTGTCTTTATGAGCGGGATCTTCAGCCTTCTGCTACTTCAACAGAGGCTCATGCCCATCATGCTAAAAAAGAAAACGAGTTCTATGTAAGAGGAAACTGTGCTTCTTGTAAAGCCAGAATTGAAAAGGCTGCTAAAGCTGCCGGCGCAGATTCAGCAGATTGGAATGCAGAAAAGCAAACGGTTAGCCTACATTTTGATGCATCCAAAACCTCATCGGATAAAATTTTAAAGGCTATTGCTGATGCGGGGCATGATAATGAGAAATACAAGACTTCTGATGCCGTTTACAATGGTCTTCCGGGATGTTGCCTTTATGACAGGGACTTTAGTTTTGGAGAAGCCAATCCAAAGGTTCATTATGAGGAAGAAGTAAAGCATGAAGACCATAAAGAAAGTACTGTTCAATCTAACAATGAAGCTCACAGCAAGCATGAGAAAGATATTGAGGGAGTTGTAGTAACAGGTTCTAAAGCGGCCACTTCTTTAAGCAAGAAAGAAGCCGGGCTTGTTTTTAATATTGATAAAAAAGAACTTTTAAAAGCCGCATGCTGTAATTTATCTGAAAGTTTTGAAACCAATGCAACGGTGGATGTTTCTTTCAGTAATGCCGTAACGGGTACAAAGCAGTTGAAGATGCTTGGTCTGGATCAAAAATATACAAGTTTAACCAAGGAGCAGCTACCTGAAATCAGAGGGCTTGCCTCTGCTTATGGTTTAAATTTTATTCCCGGAAGATGGATTGAAAGCATTCAGTTAACGAAAGGCGGAAGTACGGTAACCAACGGCTATGAAAGCATTACAGGACAGATTAATACTGAACTTTTGAAAAATGCCAAAACTCCGGAAACTTCTTTGAATCTCTTTTCAGATTTTAACGGAAGAGCGGAAGCCAATATCACGAGTGTATCTCCAATCAACGAAAAATGGTCTCAGACTTTCCTACTGCATGGAAACGGCACTTTCGGAAATACGGATATGAATGATGACGGTTTTCTTGACAGACCAAAGGGAACTCAGATCAACGCTGCGTATCTCCTGAATTATAATGATTTGGAAAAATCAGGGTTTGGTTCTCACTTTGGGATTAACTTCATCCGTGATGAAAGAACTGCAGGACAGACCGATTTTGATAAGAAACTCGCTCAGGATAAACAATACGCCTATGGTGTAGGGATTGATATCTCAAGATTTCAGGTTTGGAACAAAACAGGATATGTTTTCAAAGGAAAGCCTTACCAAAGTATTGGTTGGATGAACCAATATGTGTATCATCAACAGGACAGCTTCTTTGGATTGAGAAATTATGCAGGAAAACAGCATACGTATTACTCCAATTTAATATTTGAAAGCATTCTTGGAAATACCAACCATAAGTACAAGGCGGGAGCAAGCTTTTTATATGATGGCTATGAGGAAACCTATTTAACGAATGATATTAAGAGAAACGAGATTGTTCCGGGAATCTTCGCTGAGTATACTTTAACAGGATTAAAATATACTTTAGTCGCAGGAACCAGGGTAGACTTCCACAATTTAGCAGGGACTCAGTTTACCCCAAGGGTTAATTTTAAGTATGATTTCACGCCCCAGACTATTTTGAGACTTTCTGCAGGGAGAGGCTTCAGAACAGCAAATATATTTGCGGAAAGCCAACAGTATTTTGCTTCCAACAGAACTATTAATATCTTACCTAATGGCGGAAACATCTATGGATTAAAGCCTGAAATCGCTTGGAACTACGGAGCGAGTCTACAACAGGAGTTTAAGCTTTTCGGAAGAAAGTCATCCATTATTGCAGACTTTTTCAGAACAGATTTCCAAGATCAGGTATTGGTAGATTTAGACAGATCTCCTCAGCAGCTGACATTTTATAATTTGGAGGGAAAATCTTTTGCTAACTCATTTCAGACGCAGTGGGATTTTATGCCTTTCAAAAATTTTGAGGTAAGAATGGCTTATAAGTATTATGATGTACAGGCTGATTATATTGACGGAAGAAGAGAAATTCCTTTTATGGCTAAGCACAGAGGATTTGTCAACCTGGCTTATTCTACCAATAAAAATGATAATGGAGGATTCTGGAGTTTTGATACTACCTTAAACTGGGTAGGAAAGCAAAGGCTTCCTGATATGTCAGGTAATCCTGAAGAGTTTCAGTTACCGGCTTATTCTAATTCATATGCTGTACTTAACGCACAGATCTCAAAGAATTTCAATAAAAAACTCAGAGCTTATGTAGGGGGAGAAAACCTTACTTCTTATTATCAGAAAAATGCAATCATCGATTTTAAAAACCCTTTCGGAAATTATTTTGATGGCGGAATGATATATGCTCCGATTATGAAAGCTAATTTCTATGTAGGATTGGATGTAACATTTTAA
- a CDS encoding response regulator transcription factor, whose amino-acid sequence MSNRILLVEDDQSFGAVLKDYLTINNFEVTLATDGEQGLKEFTENEFDICIFDVMMPKKDGFSLAEDVKKIDKNTPIIFLTARNMREDILKGYQLGADDYITKPFDTELLLYKIKAILQRSSTLENEEQEQFKISNIFFDSMLRQLKVGDKEYKLSPKENELLKLLCIHRNDFMPRDLALRKIWKKENYFTARSMDVYIAKLRKLLKDDEGLEIINVHGEGFRLLVKN is encoded by the coding sequence ATGAGCAACAGAATATTATTAGTAGAGGACGATCAGAGTTTCGGAGCGGTGCTTAAAGATTATTTAACAATCAATAATTTTGAAGTTACCCTGGCAACTGATGGAGAGCAGGGACTTAAAGAATTTACAGAAAATGAATTCGACATTTGTATATTCGATGTCATGATGCCTAAAAAAGATGGGTTTTCATTAGCTGAAGATGTAAAGAAAATTGATAAAAACACCCCTATCATATTCCTTACAGCAAGAAATATGAGAGAGGATATTCTGAAAGGTTACCAACTGGGAGCTGATGATTACATCACAAAACCTTTTGATACTGAACTTCTTTTATACAAAATAAAGGCTATTCTTCAAAGAAGCTCTACCCTGGAAAATGAAGAACAGGAACAATTCAAGATCAGTAATATTTTCTTTGACTCTATGCTAAGACAACTAAAAGTAGGTGACAAAGAATACAAACTTTCTCCAAAGGAAAATGAGCTATTGAAGCTTCTTTGTATCCACAGAAACGATTTCATGCCAAGAGACCTTGCTCTAAGAAAGATCTGGAAAAAGGAAAATTACTTTACAGCAAGAAGTATGGACGTTTATATTGCAAAGCTTCGTAAATTATTAAAAGATGACGAAGGCTTGGAAATTATCAACGTTCACGGAGAAGGATTCAGACTTTTGGTGAAAAATTAA
- a CDS encoding GH92 family glycosyl hydrolase produces the protein MKSIFSTFLLVVQAWAFGQNLSPVDYVNPLMGTQSKPSLSNGNTYPAVGLPWGMNIWTPQTGKMGDGWAYSYDADKIKGFKQTHQPSPWMNDYGAFSIMPGVGKPKFKEEDRASWFSHKAEVATPYFYSVYLADINVTTQFTPTERASFFKFDFPKTDSAYVVIDALNKGSYIKILPKERKILGYTNRYSTGKYDNFKNYFVVQFDKDFELTKTWKDDKLINDQLEITSDHSGAVVGFKLKNKESVYAKVASSFISFEQAELNLKREIGTKNFEQVKTDAKNIWNKTLGKIEVKGGTDQQMRTFYSSLYRTLFFPQKLYEIDAQNKIKHWSPYNGKITDGKMFAGTGFWDTFRALYPFLNLVYPSINVEMQEGLANAYKEGGFLPEWSSPGYSDIMIGNNSASVVADAYIKGLRGYDVETLWEAVKHGANNEGPMKAVGRAGVEYYNTLGYVPYDVKINENAARTLEYAYDDFSIYQLGKALGKPASEIDIYKKRAYNYKNLFDKETGLMRGKNKDGNFQKPFNPFKWGDAFTEGNSWHYTWSVFQDIDGLAELMGGKKKFEAKLDEVFSLPPVFDDSYYGGVIHEIREMQIMNMGQYAHGNQPIQHMIYLYNYAGAPYKTQYWAREVMNKLYFATPDGYCGDEDNGQTSAWYIFSALGFYPVTPATDQYVLGAPLFKEATIHLENGKKIEIKAPENTAENLYVKSLNVNQKPYSKNWISHKELMKGAVLDFKMDSKPNKDRGSQEKDFPYSMSKEESSK, from the coding sequence ATGAAGTCTATATTTTCTACTTTCCTTCTCGTTGTACAGGCCTGGGCTTTTGGTCAGAATCTGTCCCCTGTAGATTATGTGAATCCATTGATGGGAACCCAGTCTAAACCCTCTTTGTCCAACGGAAATACCTATCCGGCGGTCGGACTTCCATGGGGAATGAATATCTGGACCCCCCAAACTGGAAAAATGGGTGACGGATGGGCATATAGCTATGATGCAGATAAAATAAAAGGATTCAAGCAGACCCATCAGCCTTCCCCCTGGATGAATGATTACGGAGCATTTTCCATCATGCCGGGTGTAGGGAAGCCAAAATTCAAGGAAGAGGACAGGGCTAGCTGGTTCAGTCATAAAGCTGAGGTTGCCACCCCTTATTTTTATAGTGTCTACTTGGCAGATATCAATGTTACTACTCAGTTTACCCCTACAGAAAGGGCTTCCTTTTTCAAATTTGATTTCCCGAAAACAGACAGTGCCTATGTTGTCATTGATGCCTTAAACAAAGGTTCATACATTAAAATTTTACCTAAAGAAAGAAAAATTCTAGGGTATACCAACCGTTATTCCACCGGGAAGTATGATAATTTTAAAAACTATTTTGTTGTTCAGTTTGATAAAGACTTTGAGCTGACGAAAACCTGGAAAGACGATAAGTTGATCAACGATCAGCTGGAAATTACCAGTGATCATTCAGGAGCTGTGGTAGGCTTTAAACTAAAAAATAAAGAATCAGTATATGCAAAAGTAGCCTCTTCATTCATTAGCTTTGAGCAGGCCGAACTCAATCTTAAAAGAGAAATAGGTACCAAAAACTTTGAACAGGTAAAAACCGATGCCAAGAATATCTGGAACAAAACATTAGGAAAAATAGAAGTAAAAGGAGGAACAGATCAACAGATGAGAACCTTTTATTCCTCTTTGTACAGGACCTTATTTTTCCCTCAGAAACTCTATGAAATTGATGCCCAGAACAAAATAAAACACTGGAGCCCTTACAATGGTAAAATAACAGACGGTAAAATGTTTGCAGGGACAGGTTTTTGGGATACTTTCCGTGCGTTGTACCCATTCCTGAATTTGGTCTACCCAAGCATCAATGTTGAAATGCAGGAAGGACTGGCCAATGCTTATAAAGAAGGAGGTTTCTTGCCGGAATGGAGCAGCCCGGGATATTCCGATATTATGATTGGAAACAATTCTGCTTCCGTAGTGGCAGATGCATACATCAAAGGACTTCGCGGATATGACGTAGAAACTCTTTGGGAGGCTGTGAAGCATGGTGCTAACAATGAAGGGCCCATGAAAGCTGTAGGACGTGCCGGAGTAGAATATTACAATACATTAGGTTACGTTCCCTACGATGTAAAAATTAATGAAAATGCTGCCAGAACATTGGAATATGCCTACGACGATTTCTCGATCTATCAGTTGGGAAAAGCATTGGGAAAACCTGCTTCAGAAATTGATATTTACAAAAAAAGAGCGTATAATTACAAAAATCTGTTTGATAAGGAAACAGGTTTGATGCGTGGTAAAAATAAAGACGGCAATTTCCAGAAGCCCTTCAACCCATTCAAATGGGGAGATGCCTTTACAGAAGGAAACAGCTGGCATTATACCTGGTCGGTTTTTCAGGATATAGATGGACTGGCAGAATTGATGGGAGGTAAAAAGAAATTTGAAGCCAAACTGGATGAGGTGTTTTCACTGCCACCGGTTTTTGATGACAGCTATTATGGAGGGGTCATTCATGAGATCAGGGAAATGCAGATCATGAATATGGGGCAGTATGCCCACGGAAATCAACCGATCCAGCATATGATTTATCTGTACAACTATGCCGGAGCTCCCTACAAAACACAGTATTGGGCAAGAGAGGTGATGAATAAACTATACTTTGCCACGCCAGACGGTTATTGTGGAGACGAAGATAACGGACAGACGTCTGCATGGTATATTTTCTCTGCACTGGGCTTTTATCCTGTGACACCAGCTACAGATCAGTATGTTTTAGGAGCACCATTGTTTAAAGAAGCGACTATCCACCTTGAAAATGGTAAGAAAATTGAAATAAAAGCTCCAGAAAACACCGCTGAAAACCTATACGTGAAATCATTGAACGTTAATCAGAAGCCTTATTCCAAAAACTGGATAAGTCATAAAGAACTGATGAAAGGAGCCGTTTTAGATTTTAAAATGGATAGCAAACCCAATAAAGATAGAGGATCACAGGAGAAAGATTTCCCGTATTCAATGTCAAAAGAAGAGTCAAGTAAATAA
- a CDS encoding endo-beta-N-acetylglucosaminidase H, protein MKKKSLLIPLMALMLQAGSQLQAQQLNPLGVCYVEVNNNNMLNAGSYTLQTSNKQLFDVAIIFAANINYDVSKSRAYISNNNNVTKVLNDVNTYVKPLQQKGIKVLLDLLGNHQGAGISNFPNREAAKDFALQVAHTVYTYGLDGVDLDDEWAGYGNNGTGQPNNSSFVMLLQELKAAMPDKLITFYYYGPATSRQSYNGDQAGNYINYSWNPYYGTYSAPNVPPLDKTKLSPAATWIQNTNPQSTPASVLSTLATNTKNDGYGVFMWYDLGTSDVANYLSTGSNILYNENTQLSGQLYPWAQGQACDPPLGLEVTNVTGATAKLNWTSNGSQTYNIDYKPASSTTWTNAATNYSGSNVVINNLNLNTDYDWRIQSNCSSTLTSTYLFAPRFNSGNGCVTPSGLVSGSYLGSTTQLSWNAGTVSSYTLQYKTTAATTWIEVPNITTNNYSLQNLTPNTNYVWKVQSVCNGGTASTYSGEGTFNSGLAPVTSPGPRSLSFNGSTNYLNAGQFNLSGNAVTFEGWVKVNSFKTSFPYISSVMGIEVGDSNSAMLRFGDGNLASNKLQFILSFGSSQVKLNTNATFNTNTWYHIAATYDGSAMKIYVNGTLDASVAATGNFTANGILYLGRNYDNSRTINGTLDEFRVWKKALTAQEIMDNKCNVAATSPGLEANWKMDEGSGTAALDSTPNTHFATLVSMSDTNWKTDVPCDPALSVKELESAKESGVYPNPVKKGNDIHFTINDRSGAEVLLYDATGKLSKKQMIDPNNNTMNTQDLISGTYIYKITSSNNKVLSSGKIIIK, encoded by the coding sequence ATGAAAAAAAAATCTCTTCTTATTCCCCTGATGGCACTCATGCTTCAGGCTGGTTCTCAACTTCAGGCACAACAGCTTAATCCTCTCGGAGTATGCTATGTGGAAGTGAACAACAACAACATGCTGAATGCAGGTTCCTATACTTTGCAGACCAGTAACAAACAGCTTTTTGATGTCGCTATTATCTTTGCTGCCAATATCAATTATGATGTTTCCAAAAGCAGAGCTTATATCTCAAACAACAATAATGTTACCAAGGTATTAAATGATGTAAATACCTATGTAAAACCTTTACAGCAAAAAGGAATTAAAGTATTGCTGGATCTCCTTGGTAATCATCAGGGTGCAGGGATTTCTAATTTCCCCAACCGTGAAGCCGCAAAAGATTTTGCATTACAGGTTGCCCATACAGTCTATACCTATGGACTTGATGGAGTAGATTTGGATGATGAATGGGCAGGATATGGGAACAACGGAACAGGACAACCCAATAACAGTTCTTTTGTAATGCTTTTACAAGAGCTTAAAGCAGCAATGCCTGATAAACTGATCACATTCTATTACTACGGTCCTGCAACTTCAAGACAAAGCTATAACGGAGATCAGGCAGGAAATTACATCAACTACAGCTGGAATCCTTATTACGGAACATACAGTGCCCCTAATGTACCACCACTTGATAAGACCAAGCTTTCTCCCGCGGCAACATGGATTCAAAATACAAATCCTCAGTCTACTCCTGCTTCTGTACTTTCCACATTGGCAACCAACACCAAAAATGATGGTTATGGAGTCTTTATGTGGTATGATTTAGGCACATCTGATGTTGCCAATTATCTGAGTACAGGGTCCAATATTCTGTATAATGAAAACACTCAGTTAAGCGGACAGTTATATCCGTGGGCTCAGGGACAAGCCTGTGATCCGCCATTAGGACTGGAAGTTACCAATGTAACAGGAGCTACTGCTAAATTAAACTGGACATCCAACGGATCTCAAACATATAATATCGATTATAAGCCAGCCAGTTCAACAACCTGGACAAATGCTGCTACCAATTATTCAGGCAGCAATGTGGTGATCAATAACCTGAATCTGAATACGGATTATGATTGGAGAATACAATCCAATTGCTCCTCAACATTAACGAGTACCTATCTTTTTGCCCCAAGATTCAATTCAGGAAACGGATGTGTAACCCCATCAGGATTAGTATCCGGAAGCTACCTTGGAAGTACAACCCAATTATCATGGAACGCAGGAACAGTTTCTTCCTATACATTGCAGTACAAAACAACTGCGGCTACAACATGGATAGAAGTTCCGAATATTACAACCAACAATTATTCATTGCAAAACCTGACACCTAACACCAACTATGTCTGGAAGGTACAGTCCGTGTGTAATGGAGGTACAGCAAGTACCTATTCAGGAGAGGGTACATTCAACAGCGGTTTAGCTCCTGTTACAAGCCCTGGCCCAAGATCACTCTCATTTAATGGAAGCACGAATTATCTTAATGCCGGCCAATTTAACCTGAGTGGAAATGCCGTAACATTTGAGGGATGGGTAAAGGTAAATTCATTTAAAACTTCTTTTCCTTATATTTCATCTGTAATGGGGATTGAAGTGGGAGACAGTAACTCTGCCATGTTAAGATTCGGAGACGGAAACCTGGCCAGTAACAAGCTTCAGTTTATATTAAGCTTTGGATCATCTCAGGTAAAATTGAACACAAATGCTACGTTTAATACCAATACATGGTATCACATCGCTGCAACTTATGATGGCTCAGCCATGAAGATTTACGTTAATGGTACTTTGGATGCGAGTGTAGCGGCAACCGGTAATTTCACAGCTAACGGTATTCTTTATCTTGGAAGAAACTATGATAACTCCCGTACCATCAATGGAACTCTTGATGAATTCAGGGTATGGAAAAAAGCATTGACTGCCCAGGAGATCATGGATAATAAATGTAATGTAGCTGCCACTTCACCTGGTTTGGAGGCCAACTGGAAAATGGATGAAGGAAGTGGTACCGCAGCATTAGATTCTACTCCGAACACCCATTTTGCAACACTGGTGAGCATGTCAGATACCAATTGGAAAACAGATGTACCTTGTGATCCTGCTCTGTCGGTGAAAGAACTTGAGTCTGCAAAAGAAAGCGGAGTCTATCCAAATCCTGTGAAAAAAGGAAACGATATTCATTTTACAATTAACGATCGCTCAGGTGCTGAGGTTTTGCTGTACGATGCTACAGGAAAGCTATCTAAAAAGCAGATGATTGACCCAAATAATAATACAATGAATACACAGGATTTAATAAGTGGTACCTATATTTACAAAATTACATCCTCAAACAATAAGGTTTTATCATCAGGTAAAATAATTATAAAGTAA
- a CDS encoding phosphoheptose isomerase: protein MSTEKKEIFDRVENRLQAQGFNIAAKDDTRPWGGFFVIDETQAQDFANQYFDGIDVENLRIGGKLSPKILIVAPEARLSWQYHHRRAEIWQVVEGTVGIKRSTTDEEGEVAEYNPKDQVKLQQGERHRLIGLTGWGIVAEIWQHTDASNPSDEDDIVRVQDDFGR from the coding sequence ATGAGTACAGAAAAAAAAGAAATATTCGATAGAGTTGAAAATAGGCTACAGGCCCAAGGTTTTAATATTGCAGCAAAAGACGATACCAGACCATGGGGAGGTTTTTTTGTCATCGATGAAACACAGGCACAGGATTTTGCCAATCAATACTTTGACGGAATTGATGTGGAGAACCTGAGAATAGGAGGGAAGCTAAGCCCGAAAATTCTTATTGTTGCCCCGGAAGCAAGATTGAGCTGGCAGTATCACCACCGTAGAGCGGAAATCTGGCAGGTAGTAGAGGGAACTGTAGGAATTAAACGAAGTACTACAGACGAAGAAGGAGAAGTGGCAGAATACAACCCAAAAGATCAGGTAAAGCTTCAACAAGGAGAAAGACACCGATTAATAGGTCTTACAGGCTGGGGAATCGTAGCTGAGATCTGGCAGCATACCGATGCATCCAATCCTTCAGATGAAGATGATATCGTAAGAGTACAGGATGATTTTGGAAGATAA